From Pseudovibrio sp. Tun.PSC04-5.I4, a single genomic window includes:
- the aroB gene encoding 3-dehydroquinate synthase, which produces MTELKNATVVNVNLGDRSYPILIGRNLMERAGEEIASRLPGAKTVIITDETVEKLHLKTLEKSFKDAGVDYSVLIVPAGERTKRFEMLERLCDDILALRLERGDAVVALGGGVVGDLSGFVSGVVRRGMKFIQIPTTLLAQVDSSVGGKTGINSRHGKNLLGVFHQPALVLADTSVLDTLSPRDFRSGYAEVAKYGLINDSDFFLWLEENWEGIFSGGPEREEAVAHACRAKAAVVAADELESGNRALLNLGHTFGHALEGAVAYETERLVHGEGVSIGMVLAHEFSEQLGLCPPEDTKRVIDHLELVGLPTRINQIPGQLPPIDTFMDLIAQDKKVSRGQLTFILTKGIGTSYVDKTVSAEPLRAFLEEKLGK; this is translated from the coding sequence GTGACTGAATTGAAAAATGCAACGGTGGTCAACGTCAATTTGGGCGACCGTAGCTACCCAATCCTCATTGGTCGTAATCTTATGGAACGCGCAGGCGAAGAAATCGCCTCCCGTCTTCCCGGCGCTAAAACAGTCATCATCACAGATGAGACAGTTGAAAAGCTTCACCTTAAAACGCTGGAAAAAAGTTTTAAGGACGCTGGCGTCGATTACAGCGTGCTCATCGTCCCGGCTGGTGAAAGAACCAAACGCTTTGAGATGCTTGAGCGCCTCTGCGATGATATTCTCGCCCTGCGTCTGGAGCGCGGTGATGCTGTTGTTGCACTGGGCGGCGGTGTTGTCGGCGATCTCTCTGGCTTCGTCTCTGGTGTTGTGCGCCGTGGCATGAAGTTCATCCAGATCCCAACCACTTTACTTGCTCAGGTCGATAGTTCAGTTGGCGGAAAAACCGGCATCAACTCCCGTCATGGCAAAAACCTACTCGGCGTTTTCCACCAACCTGCACTGGTTCTGGCGGACACATCTGTTCTGGATACTTTGAGCCCACGTGACTTCCGCTCAGGCTATGCAGAAGTTGCCAAATACGGCCTGATCAATGATTCAGACTTCTTCTTGTGGCTGGAAGAAAACTGGGAAGGCATTTTTTCTGGTGGACCTGAGCGCGAAGAAGCCGTTGCCCACGCGTGCCGCGCAAAAGCAGCCGTTGTTGCAGCGGATGAACTGGAATCAGGCAACCGCGCTCTGCTCAATCTCGGCCACACCTTCGGACACGCACTGGAAGGTGCCGTCGCTTATGAAACAGAGCGTCTGGTTCACGGTGAAGGCGTTTCCATCGGCATGGTCCTTGCCCATGAATTTTCAGAGCAGCTGGGTTTATGCCCGCCTGAAGATACCAAGCGAGTGATTGACCACCTTGAATTGGTTGGCCTGCCAACACGCATCAACCAGATCCCCGGCCAGTTACCTCCAATTGATACTTTTATGGATTTAATTGCGCAGGATAAAAAAGTAAGTCGTGGTCAACTCACTTTTATCCTTACAAAAGGCATCGGCACTTCCTATGTCGATAAAACTGTAAGCGCGGAACCCCTTCGCGCGTTTCTTGAGGAGAAACTTGGCAAATGA
- a CDS encoding shikimate kinase, protein MTANDTKSDKRRQRQQNILKRLGTKPIVLVGIMGCGKSTVGRRLAQYLSLSFVDADNEIEKAADRSISEIFAEHGESYFRQGEKRVIARLLDEGPQILATGGGAFMNEDTRSSIKEKGVSIWMKAELPVIMTRVRKRPTRPLLQTPDPEATMQKLMDERYPIYAEADMSIWSLDVTHEAVMEEILIVLENGLPPLSEEASEDNGVEK, encoded by the coding sequence GTGACTGCAAACGACACAAAGTCAGATAAAAGACGTCAACGGCAGCAGAATATTTTGAAGCGCCTTGGCACAAAACCGATAGTTCTCGTAGGCATAATGGGATGTGGCAAATCAACGGTAGGCCGCCGCTTGGCGCAATACCTGTCCCTCTCCTTTGTGGATGCAGATAACGAGATCGAAAAAGCGGCAGACCGCTCCATCTCGGAAATCTTCGCAGAGCACGGCGAATCCTACTTCCGTCAGGGAGAAAAACGGGTCATCGCACGTTTATTGGATGAAGGCCCGCAGATTCTCGCAACTGGCGGCGGCGCATTCATGAATGAGGACACCCGCTCCAGCATCAAGGAAAAAGGCGTGTCTATCTGGATGAAGGCAGAATTGCCGGTGATCATGACACGGGTGCGCAAACGCCCGACAAGACCACTGCTGCAAACGCCGGACCCGGAAGCAACCATGCAAAAGCTGATGGACGAGCGCTATCCAATTTATGCAGAAGCGGACATGTCGATCTGGTCGCTGGATGTAACCCATGAAGCTGTCATGGAAGAAATCCTGATCGTGCTTGAAAACGGCCTACCGCCTCTTTCCGAAGAGGCATCGGAAGACAATGGGGTTGAAAAGTGA
- a CDS encoding site-specific tyrosine recombinase XerD, producing MRQFFETERFFEMLSVERVSAFNTLESYGSDLEDFDRFLAAQSVDLIAVQVTDVRAYLSDLTGRGFAASSQARRLSALRQFYQFCYAEGIRDDDPTRTVASPKKGSSLPGVLSEEEVDRLISKAEELAKRTYDSDAKQIRAARIYTLLEVLYATGLRVSELVSLPVSAAIRDSRLITVKGKGGKERAVPLSVRSQTAMIEYVRLRASVGAYADSVWLFPSHGESGYFTRQAFGRDLKVLAVEAGIDRNKVSPHVMRHAFASHLLQNGADLRVVQQLLGHADISTTQIYTHVLEERLQQLVQDHHPLA from the coding sequence ATGCGTCAATTTTTTGAAACTGAACGCTTTTTTGAAATGCTGAGCGTTGAGCGTGTGAGCGCGTTCAACACATTGGAAAGTTACGGATCCGACCTTGAAGACTTCGACCGTTTTCTCGCTGCACAGAGTGTTGATCTCATTGCTGTGCAGGTCACTGACGTGCGTGCTTATCTTTCTGATCTGACGGGTCGCGGTTTTGCTGCATCCTCACAAGCACGCCGTCTCTCTGCGCTTCGCCAGTTCTATCAGTTCTGTTATGCGGAGGGTATTCGTGATGATGACCCGACCCGTACCGTCGCCTCTCCGAAAAAAGGCTCCAGTTTGCCTGGTGTTTTGAGTGAGGAAGAGGTGGACCGGCTTATCAGCAAGGCTGAGGAATTAGCTAAGAGAACATATGATAGCGATGCCAAGCAGATTAGAGCGGCGCGCATCTACACCTTGCTGGAAGTTTTGTATGCCACAGGTCTGCGGGTTTCCGAGCTTGTGTCGCTACCCGTCTCTGCCGCTATCCGGGATAGCCGGTTGATTACGGTAAAGGGGAAGGGCGGCAAGGAGCGGGCTGTGCCGCTCTCGGTTCGATCTCAAACCGCCATGATTGAGTATGTGCGATTGCGGGCTTCGGTTGGCGCTTATGCAGATAGCGTGTGGTTGTTTCCCTCCCACGGAGAGAGCGGATATTTTACGCGCCAAGCTTTTGGTCGTGATTTGAAAGTGCTGGCTGTGGAAGCGGGGATTGATCGGAACAAAGTTTCTCCGCATGTGATGCGCCATGCGTTTGCCTCTCACCTTTTGCAGAACGGTGCTGATTTGCGCGTTGTGCAGCAGTTGCTTGGGCATGCAGATATTTCAACAACGCAGATTTATACGCATGTGTTGGAAGAGCGCTTGCAGCAGCTCGTGCAAGACCATCACCCGCTTGCGTAA